In Caldicellulosiruptor morganii, the following proteins share a genomic window:
- the rplS gene encoding 50S ribosomal protein L19, which produces MDIIREIENEMLRKDIPDFKPGDTVRVHFKVIEGGRERIQAFEGLVIKRRGKGLSETFTVRRISYGVGVERVFPLHSPRIEKIEVVRRGKVRRAKLYYIREKIGKAAKIKELVEAPQKANTDNTQEETNA; this is translated from the coding sequence ATGGATATCATAAGAGAGATTGAAAACGAAATGCTGAGGAAAGACATTCCTGATTTCAAACCCGGCGATACAGTAAGAGTTCATTTCAAGGTTATTGAAGGTGGAAGAGAGAGAATACAAGCTTTTGAGGGGCTTGTTATAAAAAGAAGAGGCAAAGGTCTTTCAGAGACTTTTACAGTAAGAAGAATATCTTACGGTGTCGGAGTTGAAAGAGTATTCCCTCTTCACTCACCAAGAATTGAAAAGATTGAAGTTGTGAGAAGAGGTAAAGTAAGAAGAGCAAAACTTTACTATATCAGAGAGAAAATTGGTAAAGCTGCAAAGATAAAAGAGCTTGTTGAAGCACCTCAGAAAGCAAATACTGATAATACTCAGGAAGAGACTAATGCTTAA
- the trmD gene encoding tRNA (guanosine(37)-N1)-methyltransferase TrmD codes for MVFKVLTLFPEVILQATNFSILKRAQQRNLIRIEAVNIRDYTKDKHKRTDDYPYGGGFGMVMTAQPIIDAYESTKPDKPHRVIYLTPQGRRYTQDIAKELSKEEELVIICGHYEGIDQRVIDLIVTDEISIGDYVLSGGEYAALVLIDSISRLVEGVIEKESVQEESFSDGLLEYPQYTRPYEFRGLKVPDVLLSGDHEKIKKWRREQSLLKTIKSRPELLNGVALTKEDREFLIKYCESQKIVL; via the coding sequence ATGGTATTTAAGGTTTTAACCCTGTTTCCAGAAGTGATTTTACAGGCAACAAATTTCAGTATTTTAAAAAGAGCACAGCAAAGAAATCTAATTAGGATTGAAGCAGTGAATATAAGAGATTATACAAAAGATAAACACAAAAGGACAGATGATTATCCTTATGGTGGCGGCTTTGGGATGGTTATGACTGCCCAGCCGATAATTGATGCGTATGAGAGTACAAAGCCTGATAAACCTCACAGAGTAATTTATCTCACACCTCAGGGAAGGAGATATACACAGGATATTGCAAAAGAGCTATCAAAAGAGGAAGAACTTGTTATAATCTGTGGACATTATGAAGGAATAGACCAGAGGGTTATTGATTTGATTGTAACAGATGAGATTTCAATAGGAGATTATGTTCTAAGCGGAGGAGAGTATGCAGCTCTTGTTTTAATTGATTCTATATCCAGGCTTGTTGAAGGTGTAATTGAAAAGGAATCAGTACAAGAGGAAAGTTTTTCTGATGGTCTTCTGGAATATCCCCAGTATACAAGACCATATGAATTTAGAGGGCTAAAAGTTCCGGATGTTCTTCTTTCAGGAGATCATGAAAAGATAAAAAAATGGAGAAGAGAACAGAGTTTGCTAAAAACTATCAAGTCAAGACCTGAGCTTTTAAATGGTGTAGCTTTGACAAAAGAAGATAGAGAATTTTTAATAAAATATTGTGAGAGCCAAAAAATTGTGTTATAA
- the ffh gene encoding signal recognition particle protein, with protein sequence MFNSLSEKLQDVFKKLRGKGKLTEKDIKEAMKEVKLALLEADVNYRVVKDFINNVTQKAVGNEVLESLTPAQQVIKIVYDEMVSLLGGNDTKLTFSPSGFSIYMMVGLQGSGKTTTAGKLAALLKKQGKKPLLIACDIYRPAAIKQLEVVAEKVGVSCYADYDKKDAVKIAVEGVNFAKSNRFDVAIVDTAGRLHINEELMNELVSIKNTIKPTEILLVLDAMTGQDAVNVAEAFNNQLGIDGIIMTKLDGDTRGGAALSVKAITGKPIKFAGMGEKMEDLEVFYPDRMASRILGMGDVLTLIEKAQEAIDQKKAEELEKKLRNMEFTLEDFLDQLKQIKRMGPLSQIISMIPGVKIKGDVDIDAGEKELKKIEAIINSMTKEERRNPGIINSSRKRRIALGSGTQVQDVNRLLKQFEDMKRMMKQFSNPHIAKKGKFKFPFM encoded by the coding sequence ATGTTTAATAGTCTTTCAGAAAAACTGCAGGATGTGTTTAAAAAGCTAAGGGGCAAGGGTAAGCTAACAGAAAAAGATATCAAAGAGGCAATGAAAGAGGTAAAGCTTGCCCTTCTGGAAGCAGATGTCAACTACAGGGTTGTAAAGGATTTTATAAACAATGTCACCCAGAAGGCTGTCGGCAATGAGGTTTTGGAGAGCCTTACACCTGCCCAGCAGGTAATAAAGATTGTGTATGATGAGATGGTGAGCCTTTTAGGGGGAAATGACACAAAGCTTACCTTTTCTCCGAGTGGGTTTTCAATCTATATGATGGTTGGCTTGCAGGGTTCAGGCAAAACCACAACTGCAGGGAAACTTGCAGCGCTTTTGAAAAAGCAGGGGAAAAAGCCGCTTTTGATAGCGTGTGACATCTACCGACCTGCGGCTATTAAACAGCTTGAAGTGGTTGCAGAAAAGGTTGGAGTCAGTTGCTATGCCGATTATGACAAAAAAGATGCTGTAAAGATTGCTGTTGAGGGTGTGAACTTTGCAAAGTCAAACAGATTTGATGTAGCAATTGTAGACACAGCAGGAAGGCTTCATATAAATGAAGAACTGATGAATGAGCTTGTCAGTATTAAAAATACAATAAAACCCACAGAGATTTTGCTTGTTTTGGATGCCATGACCGGTCAGGATGCTGTGAATGTTGCCGAGGCGTTCAATAACCAGCTCGGAATTGATGGAATTATTATGACAAAGCTTGACGGTGATACAAGAGGTGGCGCTGCTCTTTCTGTCAAGGCTATAACAGGAAAACCCATCAAATTTGCAGGAATGGGCGAAAAGATGGAAGACTTGGAGGTATTTTATCCTGACAGAATGGCATCAAGAATACTGGGAATGGGAGATGTCCTTACCTTAATTGAAAAGGCACAGGAAGCAATTGACCAGAAAAAGGCAGAAGAACTCGAAAAGAAGCTCAGAAACATGGAATTTACGCTTGAGGACTTTTTAGACCAGCTAAAGCAAATAAAAAGAATGGGACCACTTTCACAGATAATTTCAATGATTCCGGGTGTTAAGATAAAAGGCGATGTTGATATTGACGCAGGTGAAAAAGAGCTTAAAAAGATTGAGGCAATTATCAATTCCATGACAAAAGAAGAGCGAAGGAATCCGGGTATTATTAATTCCAGCAGAAAAAGAAGAATTGCTCTGGGTTCAGGTACTCAGGTTCAGGATGTGAACAGGCTTTTAAAACAGTTTGAAGATATGAAGAGAATGATGAAACAATTTTCAAATCCTCATATTGCTAAGAAAGGAAAATTTAAATTTCCTTTCATGTAA
- a CDS encoding YraN family protein: MNKRELGNNGEEIAVEFLKKMGYEILHRNFRCRFGEVDIIAKHGDVVVFVEVKTRKSLKFGYPSEAVTRTKQKHLKKVAEYFSQRRDAKDCMFRFDVVEIYMNARNEVIDINIIQNAF; this comes from the coding sequence ATGAACAAAAGAGAACTGGGAAATAATGGTGAAGAAATAGCAGTGGAGTTTTTAAAGAAAATGGGCTATGAAATTTTACATAGAAATTTCCGGTGCAGATTTGGAGAGGTTGACATTATAGCAAAACATGGGGATGTGGTTGTATTTGTTGAGGTAAAGACCAGAAAGAGTCTAAAATTTGGCTATCCTTCTGAAGCTGTAACCAGAACAAAACAAAAACATTTAAAAAAGGTTGCCGAGTATTTTTCTCAGAGAAGAGATGCAAAAGATTGCATGTTCAGATTTGATGTTGTTGAGATATATATGAATGCCAGAAATGAGGTAATTGATATAAATATCATCCAGAATGCTTTTTAA
- the rpsP gene encoding 30S ribosomal protein S16: MAVRIRLKRMGAKNNPFYRIVVADSRSPRDGKTIDEIGYYNPLRNPADIKVDVEKAKKWLSNGAQPTDTVKILLKKAGVIE, from the coding sequence GTGGCAGTAAGGATTAGACTTAAAAGAATGGGTGCAAAGAACAATCCATTTTATAGAATTGTTGTTGCAGATTCAAGAAGTCCAAGAGATGGAAAAACAATTGATGAGATAGGATATTATAATCCTCTCAGAAATCCTGCTGATATCAAGGTTGATGTTGAGAAAGCAAAAAAATGGCTTTCCAACGGTGCTCAGCCGACAGATACTGTAAAGATTTTGCTCAAAAAAGCCGGTGTGATTGAATAA
- a CDS encoding FtsK/SpoIIIE family DNA translocase, with product MKAKTAEGKKRYKIKKEVFDRLNAEIVGTFLFFIFVFFIFSVFTDKVGIIGEFVKKVLLGCFGAGVLLILAFLLYISIDSIVKRPQVFSKTDVTIFTYILLAFILGTTIFQTSLYSLPRSFVKIVKDSFFTGLNFKGFGVFGSILTYPFIILFGYTGTLIVCISILIILSMIVFSFSIRNLVKSRNAKSVRINNQDKKPAEDVRPEMESFYNYQEHEENQEKKSDEIVVNLPKQKNNRPRSESKKDHRIKEGEYIYPPLEYLRKPSENLNISRKDINENIKKLEDTLRNFGIEAQVTEVNVGPTITRYEIQPGQGVKVSRIVSLSDDIALALAAPSVRIEAPIPNKSAIGIEIPNKESQPVLIRELLEDHLFYTQNIKIPFAIGKDVAGSPIIGDITKMPHLLIAGATGSGKSVCINSLIISILYRCSPDDVKLILIDPKVVELSLYNGIPHLLIPVVTDSKKASNALSWAVSEMTNRYKLFAGAGVRDIYGYNKWCEENKQEKLPFIVIIIDELADLMMVSPAEVEDAICRLAQMARAAGMHLVVATQRPSVDVITGLIKANIPSRIAFAVSSQVDSRTILDQSGAEKLLGRGDMLYLPMGLSKPIRVQGAYVSESEVEKVVEFLKQNFKIEYSQEVIDEINNKASNFNQQQTDELLIKAIQIVVESQNASTSFLQRKLRIGYSRAARLLDQMEERGIVGRMDSSGKRQVLITKEQFDEMLMNME from the coding sequence ATGAAGGCAAAGACAGCAGAAGGGAAAAAAAGGTACAAGATAAAAAAGGAAGTTTTTGATAGATTGAATGCTGAGATTGTGGGGACTTTCCTATTTTTTATTTTTGTCTTTTTCATATTTTCAGTGTTCACTGACAAGGTTGGTATAATAGGCGAATTTGTAAAAAAGGTGTTACTGGGTTGTTTTGGAGCAGGGGTTTTATTGATACTTGCATTTTTGCTGTATATTTCTATTGACTCTATTGTTAAAAGACCCCAGGTGTTCTCAAAAACTGATGTTACAATATTTACCTACATACTTCTTGCATTTATACTGGGGACAACCATTTTTCAAACATCACTGTATTCTTTGCCACGTTCGTTTGTAAAAATAGTAAAAGATTCATTTTTCACAGGATTGAATTTCAAGGGGTTTGGAGTTTTTGGGAGTATACTTACATATCCTTTTATTATTCTGTTTGGTTATACTGGTACGCTTATAGTATGTATTTCGATATTGATCATTTTGAGCATGATAGTTTTCAGTTTTTCAATAAGAAATCTTGTAAAAAGCAGAAATGCAAAGAGTGTTCGTATAAATAATCAGGATAAAAAACCGGCAGAAGATGTTAGACCTGAAATGGAGAGTTTTTACAATTACCAGGAGCATGAAGAAAACCAGGAAAAAAAAAGTGATGAGATAGTGGTAAACCTCCCTAAACAGAAGAATAACAGGCCAAGGTCTGAAAGTAAAAAAGACCACAGGATAAAGGAAGGTGAATACATATATCCTCCTCTTGAGTATTTGAGGAAGCCTTCTGAAAATCTTAATATATCAAGAAAGGATATAAACGAGAATATTAAAAAACTTGAAGATACATTAAGGAATTTTGGTATTGAGGCACAGGTAACAGAAGTGAATGTGGGACCAACAATCACAAGGTACGAAATACAGCCCGGACAGGGTGTTAAAGTGAGCAGAATTGTCAGTCTTTCAGATGATATTGCCCTGGCTTTGGCTGCACCTTCTGTGAGAATTGAAGCGCCTATTCCCAATAAATCAGCAATTGGAATAGAAATCCCAAACAAAGAATCTCAGCCGGTTCTGATCAGAGAGCTGTTGGAGGATCATTTGTTTTATACACAGAACATAAAGATTCCTTTTGCGATTGGGAAGGATGTTGCAGGATCACCTATTATTGGTGATATTACAAAGATGCCTCATCTCTTGATTGCTGGTGCCACTGGTTCTGGTAAAAGTGTGTGTATTAATTCGCTTATTATAAGTATTTTGTACAGATGTTCACCTGATGATGTGAAACTTATTCTAATTGATCCGAAAGTTGTAGAGCTCAGTCTGTACAATGGCATTCCTCATCTTTTAATACCTGTTGTTACCGATAGTAAAAAAGCATCAAATGCCCTTTCGTGGGCTGTTTCAGAGATGACAAACCGTTACAAGCTGTTTGCCGGGGCAGGGGTAAGAGATATATATGGTTATAATAAATGGTGTGAAGAAAATAAACAGGAGAAACTGCCTTTTATTGTAATTATAATCGATGAGCTTGCAGATCTTATGATGGTTTCACCTGCAGAGGTTGAGGATGCAATCTGCAGGCTTGCCCAGATGGCAAGGGCGGCTGGAATGCATCTGGTTGTGGCAACGCAAAGACCGTCTGTTGATGTAATAACAGGGCTTATAAAGGCAAATATACCTTCAAGAATTGCATTTGCTGTCTCCTCACAGGTTGATTCGCGCACTATACTGGACCAATCGGGTGCAGAAAAACTTTTAGGGCGGGGAGACATGCTTTATCTTCCAATGGGGTTGTCAAAACCGATAAGAGTACAGGGGGCATATGTTTCTGAGTCTGAGGTTGAAAAAGTTGTAGAGTTTTTGAAGCAAAATTTCAAGATTGAATACAGCCAGGAAGTAATTGATGAAATAAACAATAAGGCTTCAAATTTCAACCAGCAGCAGACAGATGAGCTTTTAATAAAGGCAATACAGATTGTTGTTGAATCCCAGAATGCTTCAACTTCATTTTTACAGCGCAAGCTCAGAATTGGATACTCACGGGCAGCAAGGCTTCTTGACCAGATGGAAGAAAGGGGTATTGTCGGCAGAATGGATAGCAGTGGAAAGCGCCAGGTTTTAATCACAAAAGAGCAGTTTGATGAGATGCTTATGAATATGGAGTGA
- the gltX gene encoding glutamate--tRNA ligase, whose product MVRVRFAPSPTGQLHIGGARTALFNYLFAKKHNGKFILRIEDTDVERSRAEWAEGIMRSLRWLGIEWDEGPDVGGDFGPYFQSQRKEIYLEYIQKLLEEGKAYYCFCTQEEIERERQIAREQKIPYKYSKKCRNIGLDEAKKRIKNGEKAVVRIKAPQEGVTIVHDIIRGDVEFSNDQLDDFIILKSDGNPTYNFVCVIDDYLMKISHVIRAEEHLSNTPKQLIIYDALNIQPPQFAHVPMILAPDRSKLSKRHGATSVEEFFENGYLKEAIVNYLLLLGWSPGKDRTIIGLDEAIEKFELEKVSKNAAIYDTNKLTWINGYYLKEIDIEDLYERMKYFYSKKGIEIERFDKEYVKSVLKLVREKVKTLVEVVDASVYFFDDNYEFEQKGVEKYLTADNLSIVKSLLHELRNLEPFTASKIENLVRKKAEELNIKAANIIHTIRVCISGRTVTPGLFEMMEVMGKDEVVKRIKKACDMFLK is encoded by the coding sequence ATGGTAAGAGTTAGATTTGCACCAAGTCCGACCGGTCAGCTTCACATAGGCGGTGCAAGGACAGCACTTTTCAACTATCTATTTGCCAAAAAACACAATGGGAAATTTATTTTGCGTATAGAAGACACTGATGTAGAGAGGTCAAGAGCTGAGTGGGCAGAAGGTATTATGAGAAGCTTGAGATGGCTTGGAATTGAATGGGATGAAGGTCCTGATGTTGGCGGCGACTTTGGACCGTACTTTCAATCTCAGAGAAAGGAAATATATCTTGAATACATCCAGAAGCTTTTAGAAGAGGGAAAGGCTTATTACTGTTTTTGTACACAGGAAGAGATAGAAAGAGAAAGGCAAATAGCAAGGGAGCAAAAGATTCCGTACAAGTACAGCAAAAAGTGCAGAAATATTGGTCTTGATGAAGCTAAAAAAAGAATCAAAAACGGTGAAAAGGCAGTTGTCAGAATAAAAGCACCCCAGGAAGGTGTTACAATTGTTCATGACATAATCAGAGGAGATGTCGAATTTTCCAATGACCAGTTAGACGATTTTATAATTCTGAAGTCTGACGGAAATCCAACCTATAACTTTGTTTGTGTAATTGATGATTATCTTATGAAAATATCGCATGTTATAAGGGCTGAAGAGCATCTTTCGAACACTCCAAAGCAGCTAATAATCTATGATGCTTTAAACATTCAGCCGCCACAGTTTGCACATGTTCCTATGATTTTAGCACCGGATAGAAGCAAACTGAGCAAAAGACACGGTGCAACATCTGTTGAAGAATTTTTTGAAAATGGATACTTAAAAGAGGCAATTGTCAACTACCTTTTGCTGCTTGGCTGGTCACCCGGCAAAGACAGAACCATAATTGGACTTGATGAAGCAATAGAGAAGTTTGAGCTTGAAAAAGTATCCAAAAATGCTGCCATATATGATACAAATAAGCTAACATGGATAAATGGTTATTATCTTAAAGAGATTGATATTGAAGATCTGTATGAAAGAATGAAGTATTTTTATTCCAAAAAAGGCATTGAGATTGAGAGGTTTGATAAAGAGTATGTAAAATCTGTTTTGAAACTTGTTCGTGAAAAAGTAAAGACCTTAGTGGAAGTAGTTGACGCAAGCGTATATTTTTTTGATGACAATTATGAATTTGAGCAAAAAGGTGTGGAAAAGTACCTAACAGCCGATAACCTCAGTATTGTAAAATCTCTCTTACATGAACTTAGAAATTTGGAGCCTTTCACAGCATCAAAGATTGAAAATCTTGTGCGCAAAAAAGCCGAAGAGCTAAACATCAAAGCGGCAAACATTATTCATACCATCAGAGTTTGTATAAGTGGAAGAACTGTCACACCCGGACTTTTTGAGATGATGGAAGTTATGGGAAAAGATGAGGTTGTAAAGAGAATAAAAAAGGCCTGTGATATGTTTTTGAAATAA
- the rimM gene encoding ribosome maturation factor RimM (Essential for efficient processing of 16S rRNA) — MYRYLQVGKIVNTFGLKGEVKVIPLTDSPERFSELEYVLLEDNLSQRLTIERYRVKDNIVIMKFKEISSIDDAQKLKNRFLVIERERAKKLPEDTYFICDIIGLEVCDLDGRKLGRIKDVLQTGSNDVYICQSYIGKKDLLIPALKDIVKEVNIEQGYMKIKVIEGLLD, encoded by the coding sequence ATGTACAGGTACCTCCAGGTTGGTAAGATAGTGAACACTTTTGGTCTAAAAGGTGAAGTGAAAGTAATTCCGCTTACAGACAGTCCGGAGAGATTTTCTGAACTTGAATATGTGCTTTTGGAAGATAATCTTTCCCAGAGACTTACAATTGAAAGATACAGGGTAAAGGACAATATTGTCATAATGAAATTCAAAGAGATTTCCAGTATAGATGACGCACAGAAACTCAAAAATCGTTTTTTAGTGATAGAAAGAGAAAGAGCCAAAAAACTTCCGGAAGATACCTATTTTATATGTGACATAATTGGACTTGAAGTTTGCGATCTGGATGGCAGAAAGCTTGGCAGAATAAAGGATGTTCTTCAGACGGGGAGCAATGATGTTTATATATGTCAGAGCTATATAGGCAAAAAAGATCTTTTGATTCCGGCTTTGAAGGACATTGTAAAAGAAGTAAATATAGAACAGGGATATATGAAAATAAAGGTTATTGAAGGGTTGTTAGATTAA
- a CDS encoding KH domain-containing protein has product MLKDLVEVIAKSLVDNPDQVKVSEIHGEQSVIIELKVAPEDMGKVIGKQGRIARAIRTVVRAAASKENKRVIVEILQ; this is encoded by the coding sequence ATGCTAAAAGATTTGGTTGAGGTCATTGCAAAGTCTCTTGTTGACAATCCAGACCAGGTAAAGGTTAGCGAAATCCACGGTGAGCAATCTGTAATAATAGAATTAAAGGTTGCTCCTGAAGATATGGGTAAAGTTATAGGTAAACAGGGCAGAATTGCAAGGGCTATCAGAACGGTTGTAAGAGCTGCAGCCAGCAAAGAAAACAAGAGAGTTATTGTTGAAATTTTACAATAA
- a CDS encoding EscU/YscU/HrcU family type III secretion system export apparatus switch protein, protein MSERKRKKAVAIKYDMSEIAPRLVAKGQGLVAERILKKAKQEGIPVYHDGDVAEKLFNLELQQYIPEDLYEVVAQILVYIGYLDKINQSGDRAYEQKRTGK, encoded by the coding sequence ATGAGTGAAAGAAAGAGAAAGAAAGCAGTTGCCATAAAGTATGATATGAGCGAAATAGCACCAAGGCTTGTTGCAAAAGGTCAGGGGCTTGTTGCGGAAAGGATTTTAAAGAAGGCAAAACAAGAGGGTATCCCTGTTTATCATGATGGTGATGTAGCAGAGAAATTATTCAATTTAGAGCTGCAGCAATATATTCCTGAAGATCTCTATGAAGTGGTTGCGCAAATTTTGGTTTATATTGGTTATTTGGACAAAATAAATCAAAGTGGAGACAGGGCATATGAACAAAAGAGAACTGGGAAATAA
- the ylxM gene encoding YlxM family DNA-binding protein produces MQQENKIYLSLLYDFYKDFLTERQQKIVELYVNEDLTLGEISQELGISRQGVFDSLRKAEITLKNFEEKLKLADKYYKSKSIIEEIIKRLKRVYEKYGDEEIMNIINSIQEWQENV; encoded by the coding sequence ATGCAGCAAGAAAATAAAATATATTTGAGCCTTCTTTATGACTTTTATAAAGACTTTTTAACCGAGAGACAGCAAAAAATTGTTGAACTGTATGTAAATGAAGATTTGACACTGGGAGAGATATCTCAGGAGCTTGGTATATCACGTCAGGGAGTTTTTGATTCGTTAAGAAAGGCAGAGATTACGTTAAAAAATTTTGAAGAAAAACTAAAATTAGCTGATAAGTATTACAAAAGTAAAAGTATAATAGAAGAAATTATTAAAAGACTGAAGAGAGTTTATGAAAAATACGGTGATGAAGAAATTATGAATATAATAAATAGCATTCAGGAGTGGCAGGAAAATGTTTAA
- the ylqF gene encoding ribosome biogenesis GTPase YlqF codes for MIVQWYPGHMQKAKREILEINKYVDLYLILLDARAPLSSRNEDLEVLIKGKPMIYLLNKSDLADEKKNNQFLKYFESINHKAICIDSLRGTNIKNIFKIAENLLKDKIEEARQKGRRKIIRFGVLGIPNVGKSTLINKITNSSKAKTGDKPGVTRSKQWIKINDYFEMLDTPGILLPKLEDDMVAVKLCAIGSIKDELYDRELVAKKTIDIIKKDYCDLLNKKYSLDFSNMSGDDYLVEIGRKRGCVLKEGRIDTLKAASLFLEDLRKAKIGRITLDEIGSR; via the coding sequence TTGATTGTCCAGTGGTATCCAGGTCATATGCAAAAGGCAAAAAGAGAGATTCTTGAGATCAACAAATATGTGGATTTGTATCTTATACTCCTTGATGCAAGAGCGCCTTTAAGCTCGCGCAACGAAGATTTAGAAGTGCTTATAAAAGGAAAACCCATGATTTACCTTTTAAACAAGTCTGATCTGGCAGATGAAAAGAAGAATAATCAGTTTTTAAAATATTTTGAATCAATTAATCATAAGGCAATTTGTATTGATTCCCTGAGAGGCACGAACATAAAGAATATATTCAAAATTGCCGAAAATTTATTAAAAGATAAGATTGAAGAAGCAAGGCAAAAAGGGAGAAGGAAAATAATAAGATTTGGCGTTCTTGGTATACCAAATGTTGGAAAGTCCACTCTTATAAATAAAATAACAAATTCTTCTAAAGCAAAAACTGGAGACAAACCCGGAGTTACAAGGTCCAAGCAGTGGATAAAGATAAATGACTATTTTGAAATGCTGGACACGCCAGGTATACTTCTCCCAAAGCTCGAGGATGACATGGTTGCTGTAAAGCTTTGTGCAATAGGGAGTATAAAGGATGAGCTGTATGACAGGGAGCTTGTTGCAAAAAAGACCATAGATATTATCAAGAAGGACTATTGTGATCTTTTAAATAAAAAGTATTCTCTTGACTTTTCAAACATGTCTGGGGATGATTACCTTGTTGAGATTGGCAGAAAAAGAGGCTGTGTTTTGAAGGAAGGCAGGATTGACACATTAAAAGCTGCCAGTTTATTCTTGGAGGACTTGAGAAAAGCAAAAATTGGGAGGATAACACTTGATGAAATTGGGAGCAGATGA
- a CDS encoding ribonuclease HII, whose protein sequence is MKLGADENYFEFEENLIKEGYRFICGVDEAGRGPLAGPVFAAAVIMDRQRIIEGVRDSKKLTPKKRERLFEEILKESIAYSVAMVDSRTIDEININNATFLAMKNAIESLEVVPDIVLVDGYEIPDMNLPQKALIKGDRRSYSIACASILAKVSRDRFITQISSLYPDYRFEKHKGYGTKEHVQLILKYGPCELHRKSFLKNILR, encoded by the coding sequence ATGAAATTGGGAGCAGATGAGAACTATTTTGAATTTGAAGAGAATTTGATAAAAGAGGGATATAGATTTATCTGTGGAGTTGATGAGGCGGGAAGAGGACCTTTAGCAGGACCTGTATTTGCTGCTGCTGTCATAATGGATAGACAAAGGATAATAGAAGGAGTTAGAGATTCAAAAAAGCTCACACCTAAAAAAAGGGAAAGGCTTTTTGAAGAGATTTTGAAAGAGAGTATTGCATATTCTGTTGCCATGGTTGACAGCAGAACTATTGATGAGATAAATATAAACAATGCAACATTTTTGGCTATGAAAAATGCAATTGAATCTTTGGAGGTTGTTCCTGATATAGTTCTGGTTGATGGTTATGAGATTCCTGATATGAATCTTCCTCAAAAGGCTCTGATAAAAGGTGACAGAAGGTCATATTCTATTGCATGTGCTTCTATTTTGGCAAAGGTTTCAAGGGATAGGTTTATCACTCAGATATCTTCTTTATACCCTGATTACAGGTTTGAGAAGCACAAGGGCTATGGGACAAAAGAACATGTTCAGCTTATTTTAAAATATGGTCCGTGTGAACTTCACAGGAAGTCCTTTTTGAAAAACATTTTAAGGTGA